The genomic region TCTTCTACTTAAAAAAAATCATATGATCCTAATGCCAAGGGAGAAAGCCGCTAACACTAGAGGAACTAGGAAAGCTTGGAGGTGGATACAATGGATTCCTGCAAACTTCCTTGCCTGAAGAGATGCGCTTGTACGACTTTACAAAGGAAACTAAGGAATCGTCTCATCAGCTCTTCACCACCACATTCCCTCGGGGATTTGCCTTGGAGATTATCCAGGCTTACTCTGGTCCTCCACTCATGGTCTACAAGTTCAGGCATTGGGCTTACATGGAAGGTCCTTTCAAAGGCTATCCCCCAACTGGAGACTTGGTGGAGCTCTTTGGTGTTGGGGTTTTTGAGGTGAGGTTCAATATATACTGTGTCGTATCATGATTAAAATATTTATTAGGGCCGGATCGGGCATAAGTCCTAAGAAGGAACCCACATTCATATCTCACCTAAAGTCATcggtccaaaaaaaaaaagatccaaATCCTACGGTGTACTGAAAAGTATTAGGTTCGACTGGTTTCGATTGTGTCCACTACCCATTGCATCCTTGGTTCAGATGCATAGTGAGACTATAACTATTGATTGTTAATTTTTACATTAAATTTTGGTGTTAAGAATTTAGAATATGTTGTTCATTGAAAATGAACTTTGTTATGAAATTAGGTGGACGAGCAGATGAGAGTCATCAAAGTAGAATTTTTTTATGATAGTGGAGAGTTGCTTGGTGCTCTTATGAAAGGTGGCAAATCCGCCTCAGGCTCTTCAGTTGATATGCAGCAGACTGGTTGCCCTTTCTTGGGCAATGCGGGACAGAAAAAATGAGAGTTATGAAAGATATTATATGCATGTCCATCGAGCTAGCCTTATTTTCCATCCTAATATTCTATATTAGGGTTATCATATCAAAAGTGATTAGATTTACTACATGTATCCTCCATTGGATGAATAAACTATCTCTAATGACTATTCTCTCTCTAGTCTCTACAATTCATCTCTCGTAATTTATAGAACGTTATTGGCACGAAACCATTCACCCTAGATTCTCTCTTTATAATTCCTCTCTCGTAATTTATGATACGTTATAGGCACGAAACAATTCACTAGAAATAATCTCAAACTAATCAATCCATCAGTTTATCCCACCATTAATAAGCAGATTTAGGTACATTTCCAAGTCATAAAACACCATATCTCAATGATAATCTTGGTAGATTTCCATCCTCATCACCGCGCAATTTCATAGAATGTGTAATATTTGGATATTTTGGGACTCGCAAAagaaccttgggatgcgtgagaggACCCTCGGGTTTGATGAGTCTACCCGGGAGTGAAGTATAACTATAAAATGGACGgaatactagacttagtggagttgttataatgtccgcctatagaagGGTCTTCTTAAAACTATCATAACTTGAGAACTAGACATAggattgatgtgattccaattggaggtgatggaacggtaggtcacacgtccaaaatgaccaagaaacgagtaaGATATGTCTGTTTTAAGAAAACTGGTCCCTtaaaaatgaccaagaaacgagtaaGATATTCCAACGGTAGGTTGTGATTTAAAGCAATTTTCATTGACTACTACTCCCTTAAAAGGCTTATTATAGTACAAGACTTGTAATACTAGACATTACAGAATAACATTATTTTTTCTACGACTTTATAAAACTAAAAATCACAACCTAATATATGATGAAAGAACCTTAGTATGTTCTTTGCAAATCTTACTAATCTAAAAATAATGTTCCGGAAAATAAAGTCTACAATGTTGATACAAATTCTATTTTAAGGAATAAAACTCATGTGAGTGCAGCGGAATTAACAAAATTGAACAAATCCTAGAACTGTCCGATTTACGAATTTGTATGATTTGAGCGGTTTCCGGAACTGTCTGATTGTGAATTTGAAACAtgaaatttttatgtgtttttgatattgtaacaaaacaagaaaacaaaaggGATATTTGACAGATCTAAACCTATAGATCGTTCAATGGTGGTCAATTTCACAAAACCTATTGCTAGTTGATCGAGTTAAtgtttgaaaacgcgtcaaacaagaaCTAAGGTTGGATCAAGCGCATCAATCCGGATCAGCAATTTGCACACAGCAAAAAAactaactgtgacacccctcgatgaggcatcaaaagaactattaattctaagcggaaaatacgagatttttagaACCTTGAAAAGTTTGAAGTGTGAAATCCACCAAAATGATCAAATAAAAGTGAAAAGTAAGATagttaagttttacaattaaaaacgaagtgcgttggggaaaagatatctcACGCATAAGTACAAgcctaacgataggtgagtctaagaaaacgataactaaggtctaagggtcaacgttctcgctagcccacacgtcttccccaaaTAGTCTGCATcacgaacctgtcattcatgtaaacatgaacgccacagtcagtggggagtaactcagggttctctcagccacaatatgtcaaaatacaagtaacaAGAACTTAATtgaacatattgatcatacatcatacttgagtaataatgaacaaggaaatataAACAATAATTATAgtgagataggcatattgcatttataatgagataggcatcgaatcatatgaagaatataaataacggatcaattaaatgagaaatACATGGATGggaaccatagccattacttgaaaatCTCTTAACAagcattgcacgggacgtggctaccaatggcgcattcatacttatggcttgcatctcaccataagaacggatgggaacatcgatcccggcgatcatatcgcaactaggagcttgcatctcaccactagtatccgataggaccaagactctcacaaacaatcgtAGGAGACGTGAACTCCCGTAAATAGGAACTTACCGGTGATCaatcaagcaagacatttacgtagtatggactcacaagacaaacccctagactccaacctcctggtaggacgacgatcataatacggtcctagtctaaatctggatccagactctcgggatggacgtcacccgattcgacatgcggtgacctatccgcatccaagactcaatACATGGTacacagtccgtaaccaaaggtcgagtaaccccaaatcggaaacatggcacacagtccgtaaccaaaggtccaaaGAGGCGGTAGGATAGtctaatccggaaacatggcacacagtccgtaaccaaaggtccgaaagggtaaaaaaggaatgtcaagtcgtcatacaatgtaaatcgtcacactTGGGTCATAATCAACAGTAATCATAATTGCATGCTCATCACGTAAACATGTCTTAAATTGATCACTTATTAATATAGAAAAGATATATGCGTAAATCTTTGGTTAATATAAGTTATAAGCGAAGAAAAGTATTCAGAGGGGTCTCAGCCGGTTGTGggccggcggccggtccaccggctgggactccAGGAAAACATTTGATTTTCAAATAAAACTTACAGAGGGTTCCCAGCCGGTCCAGagccggcggccggtccaccggctgagacccatggttcatttttgaaaaatttgtaAAAAGGCCAAATGTTACAGGGGGTTCCCAGCCGGTCCAAAGCCGGCGGCCGGTCGGCCGGCTGAGACCCACGACACATTTTTGAAAAGTGAAACAACATACAGGGGGTTCCCAGCCGGTCCAGAACCGGCGGCCGGTCGGCCGGCTGAGACTCCTTGTCCGCGTGAATCACC from Silene latifolia isolate original U9 population chromosome 3, ASM4854445v1, whole genome shotgun sequence harbors:
- the LOC141647977 gene encoding pathogen-related protein-like → MEKVDKYRSFLYGEGEKNTSWVHGGPPNFDVVDKLFEEGRTQEWLPGSLEEKVQRLVKTMEMELFHKANPNDYKAIDPTRFLFAVNGRKPLTLEELGKLGGGYNGFLQTSLPEEMRLYDFTKETKESSHQLFTTTFPRGFALEIIQAYSGPPLMVYKFRHWAYMEGPFKGYPPTGDLVELFGVGVFEVDEQMRVIKVEFFYDSGELLGALMKGGKSASGSSVDMQQTGCPFLGNAGQKK